Proteins encoded in a region of the Elizabethkingia bruuniana genome:
- a CDS encoding calcium-binding protein yields the protein MKKIQILSLLLPSLFFAQQEFSEIKIKSWSPTIYLQRSFEEGGFTQGIQTQLLDGTNNWYFGNLGTGEWRVSKGNWENSKFSIIENGNVGIGTTNPTEKLSIKGNISVQSNLTNTSPRPQIAAGTTEGEIRGISNSGNDMDDGFLRLSAGGGTNAITKSFIDLSGYTADTSDRHKNITMGTSGIERLRIDANGNIGIGTTNPQSKLDINGNMTIASGAAIQLAGNQPYHGLQYSNTGFANTFVDGPVLYGWSGGGLGIKRENKDWLALKWNAEGNVAVSNKLEAKEIKVTTTPTADFVFEDSYQLPNLESVEKHIKEKKHLPEIASATEMQKDGVNIGYFQIKLLQKIEELTLYQIQLNKEVTNLKQENIQLKETVQKIQNHEKSY from the coding sequence ATGAAAAAAATACAAATACTAAGTTTATTATTACCCTCATTATTCTTTGCCCAGCAAGAATTTTCAGAAATAAAGATAAAAAGCTGGTCACCCACGATTTATTTACAAAGAAGTTTTGAAGAAGGAGGCTTTACCCAGGGAATACAAACCCAACTTTTGGATGGAACTAACAACTGGTACTTTGGAAATCTTGGTACCGGAGAATGGCGGGTTTCAAAAGGTAATTGGGAAAATTCTAAATTTTCGATTATTGAAAATGGAAATGTTGGGATTGGGACTACCAATCCTACAGAGAAACTATCCATTAAAGGAAATATATCCGTACAATCTAATCTTACAAACACAAGTCCCAGACCACAAATTGCAGCAGGAACTACTGAAGGTGAAATCAGAGGAATCAGCAATAGTGGAAACGACATGGACGATGGCTTTCTTCGTTTAAGTGCTGGAGGAGGAACTAATGCTATTACTAAATCCTTTATTGATCTATCAGGTTATACAGCAGATACATCTGATAGGCATAAGAATATCACAATGGGTACTAGTGGCATAGAAAGACTGCGAATCGATGCTAATGGAAACATTGGTATTGGCACCACTAACCCTCAATCTAAATTAGACATCAATGGCAATATGACAATAGCTTCCGGAGCCGCTATACAATTAGCAGGCAATCAGCCATATCATGGACTCCAATATTCTAATACAGGCTTTGCCAATACTTTTGTAGATGGCCCGGTGTTATATGGATGGTCAGGGGGCGGGTTAGGAATAAAAAGAGAAAATAAAGACTGGTTAGCCCTAAAATGGAATGCCGAGGGGAATGTTGCGGTCTCCAACAAACTCGAAGCCAAGGAAATTAAGGTAACCACTACTCCAACAGCAGATTTTGTTTTTGAAGATTCGTATCAGCTTCCCAATCTGGAAAGTGTAGAAAAACACATTAAAGAAAAGAAACATTTACCCGAAATAGCTTCCGCGACGGAAATGCAGAAAGACGGGGTTAACATCGGCTATTTTCAGATTAAGCTTTTACAGAAAATTGAAGAACTGACACTTTATCAGATTCAGCTCAATAAAGAGGTTACAAACCTTAAGCAGGAAAATATACAATTAAAAGAAACTGTACAAAAAATTCAAAATCATGAAAAATCTTATTAA
- a CDS encoding DUF5977 domain-containing protein yields MKKIYYTILCFISLQITAQESTNIAANKINVKSPQTYAFEKYGNVPVNLYTGAIDLNIPIFKSEYINLSLSYDSSGFIPSKRSAPVGLNWNFLAGGKITRTVNGIPDEFKGTGSDAIGQGDNGVNSIFGRLTDVSGFMTGTKYKTYNNSSVYNLNAGKTGVNLDWVLGEGPTKYEGEPDLFTFNVMGISGKFMVGNDGKVKVESDDPNIEVDITQFTPRSQSCNITQNVYDSQIYETVEFPTIVIRDGQGNKYYFGGNYHDYEIYFGLNEAQLNGNGMNYKAYPIVNAYNLNKVILANGSIIQYKYKAPEFEEKTKDIGWRDEVCQMHRLTGTDPMFSRVSHFQNFDLLNDHKCATNSSFCKTNNNYTEGGNYSSWSTGIIKYSLLESIKYDGLEVNIKYKRSGNVIKYNPMVSTLETDELLIDNITTTYKGNKITDAYFNYENTGGVDRSFLKEIQEKVSKQNYSFDYYNTAALPTYYTRGVDHWGYWNGRDNNSTLIPGSNYNFETGDYTITGQERDPNPNNYNNAQLRRVIYPTKGYTIFEYEPHYYSKRIERSSQSNFLPGITNNSGMAGGARIKRQTDFSNDGSIIKEKNYKYTTTIDGDSSSGTLTNWPRYFMYFKIKNSNNQTLSTIFKNVSSNLNINSLDSYNVGYSKIYEIENGKGYTEYQFTSFSDQSDISGESNLFQTATPYLDKEMTTVGYFHPLELYKNYNNLFLTDQSVLRGKYKSISVYNQDNSIIKKTDYIYNDNRYFNLNTTKDENNYVAINHMSGLFVQGYKRYFNRATLNKKIVTDYLTNTPIVTTSRFYYNSINNLNLSQEELATPDGVSNVTTYEYASDQNNIEMKEANMLGIPIKTENKKNGITISKTEINYKRNNTTSNLVLPTSVQITDLQNPNDPTKVKTDLTYDLYDNKGKLLQYSEKGKPVTIIWGYDQTQPIAKIEGATYNQIFAYISAIITASDADNTQGTDQSEQALVGALDLFRNNSALSDYQITTYTYNPFIGVTSITPPSGIREVYKYDSANRLESIKDINGNILKEYKYYYNNENPSVNLYYNIEKNKEFIRSNCPDGGSPGHYNYIVPAGKYSSNISQADADQKADIDINQNGQLKANINASCLFYNTQKSKTFTKNNCLSNETPGNYTYIVLAGTYLSFISQADADQKADIDINQYGQLKANENSSCSSVYYNTEKSKEFLRSNCQNNELPSYYTYIVPARKYSSSISQADADQQADIDINQNGQLNANNNALCQTGVCTISPKVNMANKEVSYYNGNINVIIEFYPQHITSINFNDGKFKLIGTISSLCAPKYDIYKEFSEIDNNSRRNWELRVTPSGDISIRLIGPNIPPGSGSRLEFSFPKN; encoded by the coding sequence ATGAAAAAAATATATTATACAATATTATGTTTCATTTCACTCCAAATAACAGCACAAGAAAGTACTAATATTGCAGCTAATAAAATAAATGTAAAATCTCCTCAAACCTATGCTTTTGAGAAATATGGAAATGTACCTGTAAATTTATATACTGGAGCTATAGACTTAAATATTCCTATTTTTAAATCCGAATATATTAATCTCTCTCTCTCTTACGATTCTTCAGGCTTTATACCTTCAAAACGTTCAGCCCCTGTAGGCTTGAATTGGAATTTTTTAGCGGGAGGTAAAATCACTCGGACAGTAAATGGAATTCCAGATGAGTTTAAAGGAACTGGTAGTGACGCCATTGGGCAAGGAGACAATGGTGTTAACAGTATATTCGGCAGACTTACTGATGTTAGCGGGTTTATGACTGGCACAAAATATAAAACATATAATAATTCTTCCGTTTATAATCTTAATGCTGGAAAAACAGGAGTTAACCTTGACTGGGTATTAGGAGAAGGACCAACAAAATATGAAGGAGAGCCAGATCTATTTACATTTAATGTTATGGGGATATCTGGCAAATTCATGGTAGGAAATGATGGAAAGGTCAAAGTTGAGAGTGATGATCCAAATATTGAAGTCGACATTACACAGTTTACTCCCAGATCTCAATCTTGTAATATCACACAAAATGTTTATGATTCCCAAATTTATGAGACTGTTGAATTCCCTACTATTGTTATCAGAGATGGACAAGGAAATAAATATTACTTTGGAGGAAATTATCACGATTATGAAATTTACTTTGGTCTGAATGAGGCACAACTAAATGGTAATGGAATGAATTATAAAGCATATCCAATTGTCAATGCATATAACTTAAATAAAGTAATACTTGCAAATGGATCCATTATACAATACAAATATAAAGCTCCTGAGTTTGAAGAAAAAACTAAGGATATAGGCTGGCGGGACGAAGTATGCCAAATGCACAGATTAACAGGAACCGATCCTATGTTCAGCCGTGTATCTCACTTTCAAAATTTTGATCTACTCAATGATCATAAATGCGCCACTAATTCTTCTTTTTGTAAAACCAACAATAACTATACTGAAGGTGGTAATTATTCCAGTTGGAGTACTGGAATAATAAAGTATTCTTTACTAGAATCTATAAAATATGATGGATTAGAAGTAAATATAAAATACAAAAGATCAGGAAATGTAATCAAATATAATCCCATGGTATCAACACTTGAAACAGATGAATTATTGATTGATAATATAACAACAACCTATAAAGGCAATAAAATAACAGATGCTTATTTCAATTATGAAAACACGGGTGGAGTTGACAGATCATTTTTAAAAGAAATTCAGGAAAAAGTATCTAAACAAAATTATTCTTTTGATTATTACAATACTGCTGCACTACCTACATATTATACAAGGGGTGTTGACCATTGGGGCTATTGGAATGGAAGAGATAATAACTCTACATTGATTCCAGGTAGTAATTATAATTTTGAAACTGGTGACTATACAATCACAGGACAAGAAAGAGATCCTAATCCTAATAATTATAATAATGCCCAACTAAGGAGAGTTATATATCCAACAAAAGGCTATACTATATTTGAATATGAGCCTCATTATTACAGTAAAAGAATAGAAAGAAGTTCACAGAGTAACTTCCTTCCAGGAATAACTAATAATTCAGGAATGGCTGGTGGAGCAAGAATAAAAAGGCAAACTGATTTCTCTAATGATGGAAGTATTATAAAAGAAAAAAATTATAAATACACAACAACTATAGATGGTGACAGCAGCTCTGGAACACTTACTAACTGGCCTAGATATTTTATGTATTTTAAAATTAAAAACAGTAATAATCAAACCTTATCTACTATTTTCAAAAATGTTTCATCTAATTTAAATATTAACAGTTTGGATAGTTATAATGTAGGATATAGCAAAATTTATGAAATTGAAAATGGTAAAGGTTATACGGAATATCAATTTACTTCCTTTTCTGATCAGAGTGACATTAGTGGAGAATCAAATTTATTTCAAACAGCAACGCCTTATTTAGATAAAGAGATGACTACTGTTGGATATTTCCATCCATTAGAATTATATAAAAATTACAATAATTTATTTTTAACAGATCAAAGTGTACTAAGAGGAAAATACAAAAGTATTTCGGTGTATAATCAAGACAATAGTATAATAAAAAAAACTGATTATATATATAATGATAATCGTTATTTCAATTTAAATACAACAAAAGACGAAAATAATTATGTTGCAATAAATCACATGTCTGGATTATTTGTCCAAGGATACAAAAGGTATTTCAACAGAGCAACTCTTAATAAAAAAATTGTTACAGATTACTTGACAAATACCCCTATTGTTACAACATCTAGATTTTATTATAATAGTATTAATAATCTTAATTTAAGCCAAGAAGAACTTGCAACACCAGATGGAGTAAGTAATGTTACTACATACGAATATGCCAGTGATCAAAACAATATTGAAATGAAGGAAGCCAATATGTTGGGGATTCCTATAAAAACGGAAAATAAAAAGAATGGAATAACAATTTCTAAAACTGAAATTAATTATAAAAGAAATAATACGACTTCAAATCTAGTATTGCCTACTTCAGTACAAATTACTGATTTACAGAACCCCAATGATCCTACAAAAGTGAAGACTGATTTAACATATGATTTATATGATAACAAAGGAAAGCTTCTACAATATTCAGAGAAAGGAAAGCCTGTAACTATTATTTGGGGTTATGATCAGACACAACCTATTGCAAAGATCGAAGGAGCTACCTATAATCAGATTTTTGCTTATATATCTGCTATTATTACTGCTTCAGATGCAGATAACACACAGGGAACGGATCAGTCTGAACAGGCTTTAGTCGGAGCATTGGATCTTTTCAGAAACAATTCTGCCTTATCAGATTATCAGATTACAACCTATACTTATAATCCATTTATTGGTGTAACCAGTATTACACCGCCTTCAGGAATACGTGAAGTTTATAAATATGATTCAGCCAACAGATTGGAATCTATAAAAGATATTAATGGCAATATATTAAAAGAATACAAGTATTATTATAATAATGAAAATCCTTCTGTAAATCTATATTACAATATTGAAAAAAATAAAGAATTTATTCGTTCAAACTGTCCTGATGGGGGATCTCCTGGTCACTATAATTATATAGTTCCTGCAGGAAAGTATTCATCAAATATAAGCCAAGCAGATGCAGATCAAAAAGCTGATATTGATATTAACCAAAATGGACAATTAAAGGCTAATATTAATGCATCATGTCTCTTTTACAATACTCAAAAAAGTAAAACTTTTACTAAAAACAATTGTTTAAGCAATGAAACACCTGGTAACTATACTTATATTGTACTAGCAGGTACATATCTATCATTTATAAGTCAAGCAGATGCAGATCAAAAAGCTGATATTGATATTAATCAATATGGACAATTAAAAGCTAATGAAAACTCTTCTTGTTCATCAGTTTATTATAATACTGAGAAAAGTAAAGAATTTCTTCGATCGAATTGTCAAAACAATGAACTACCAAGCTATTACACTTATATTGTTCCTGCTAGAAAATATTCATCAAGTATAAGCCAAGCAGATGCAGATCAGCAAGCAGATATAGATATCAATCAGAATGGACAGTTAAATGCTAACAATAATGCGTTATGCCAAACAGGAGTATGTACTATAAGTCCAAAAGTAAATATGGCTAATAAGGAAGTTTCATATTACAATGGTAATATAAATGTCATTATAGAATTCTATCCTCAACATATCACATCAATTAATTTTAATGATGGGAAATTTAAACTAATTGGAACTATTTCTTCTCTTTGTGCACCAAAATATGACATATATAAAGAGTTTTCAGAAATAGATAATAATAGTAGAAGAAATTGGGAATTAAGAGTAACTCCTTCAGGTGACATCTCAATAAGATTAATAGGTCCTAACATTCCGCCAGGTAGCGGTTCTCGCCTAGAGTTTTCTTTCCCAAAAAATTAA
- a CDS encoding PepSY-associated TM helix domain-containing protein, translating into MKLKTAKRWFKWHKWTSLICTLFLLLLCITGLPLIFHEEIDEYITEHKDAVIPPGTQKINLDKLAKIAEAKYPGEHARYAFWDQNDHPNQVLFDVVKSQDSPPEQSKFLILNEYTGEVLGQPKDEGVMSVIRHLHVDLFAGIPGKLFLGLMGMLFVISIISGIVLYGPIMKNFDFGMVRKAKSKRLKWLDTHNLLGIVVMAWMLVVGITGVINAMSDVIVGLWQQGQLAEMTAPYKNEKPYTGTLSSLQAAVKSAEKTVPDMKVSIVAYPGTLFTSKHHYAVFMKGNTEVTSRLLMPVLIDAKSGDVTDSRVMPWYVNTLFLSQPLHFGNYGGMTLKIIWGVFDFLTIVVLITGVYLWIARRKSEKKHWKNLSKN; encoded by the coding sequence ATGAAGCTTAAAACGGCAAAGCGCTGGTTCAAATGGCACAAATGGACCAGTTTAATTTGCACATTATTCCTCCTGTTACTTTGTATAACGGGTCTACCTCTTATATTCCATGAAGAGATCGATGAATATATAACAGAGCACAAAGATGCTGTTATTCCACCCGGAACTCAGAAGATAAATCTGGATAAACTGGCAAAAATTGCTGAAGCTAAATATCCCGGAGAACATGCACGTTATGCATTTTGGGATCAGAATGATCATCCAAATCAGGTATTATTCGACGTAGTAAAAAGTCAGGACTCACCACCTGAACAAAGTAAGTTTTTGATCCTGAATGAATACACCGGAGAAGTTCTGGGACAGCCTAAAGACGAGGGTGTTATGAGTGTGATTCGACATCTTCATGTGGATCTTTTTGCAGGAATTCCCGGCAAATTGTTTCTGGGGCTTATGGGAATGTTGTTTGTGATTTCCATTATATCGGGTATTGTCCTGTACGGACCTATTATGAAGAATTTTGATTTTGGAATGGTACGTAAGGCTAAATCCAAGAGACTGAAATGGCTGGATACTCATAACCTGCTGGGAATTGTTGTAATGGCCTGGATGCTGGTCGTAGGAATAACCGGAGTAATTAATGCAATGTCCGATGTAATTGTAGGACTTTGGCAGCAAGGGCAGTTAGCAGAAATGACAGCTCCTTATAAAAATGAAAAACCTTATACAGGCACGCTAAGCTCATTGCAGGCGGCTGTAAAGAGTGCAGAAAAAACAGTTCCGGATATGAAGGTCAGTATTGTCGCTTATCCAGGTACTCTGTTTACCAGCAAACACCACTATGCCGTATTTATGAAAGGCAACACGGAAGTAACTTCCAGATTACTGATGCCGGTACTGATTGATGCAAAATCAGGTGATGTCACAGATTCGCGTGTAATGCCCTGGTATGTGAATACATTATTTCTTTCTCAGCCATTACATTTTGGTAATTATGGGGGAATGACATTGAAAATAATCTGGGGTGTTTTCGATTTTCTGACCATTGTTGTACTGATTACAGGTGTTTACTTGTGGATTGCCCGCAGAAAATCTGAGAAAAAGCATTGGAAAAATCTTTCTAAAAACTAA
- a CDS encoding M15 family metallopeptidase, producing MDKITQTHIGKLHPVIREEVMQIIKDCDKALTGRAKIRITQGLRTHAEQAKLYAQGRTTPGLKVTNARPGQSIHNYGLAVDICLIIDGKTASWDIAKDWDGDRIADWQECVKIFSRYGWEWGGNWKTFKDYPHFEKKSLRTRYGTISTDWKVLSKMPKDKTGYILI from the coding sequence ATGGACAAGATTACACAAACACACATTGGAAAGCTTCACCCTGTGATAAGGGAAGAAGTAATGCAGATCATCAAAGATTGTGATAAAGCACTAACAGGAAGGGCAAAAATAAGAATCACACAAGGGCTGAGAACTCATGCTGAACAGGCAAAATTATATGCACAAGGCAGAACTACACCGGGACTAAAAGTAACGAATGCAAGACCGGGACAAAGTATCCATAACTACGGTCTGGCTGTGGATATCTGTCTGATTATTGACGGAAAAACAGCAAGCTGGGACATTGCAAAAGACTGGGATGGCGACCGTATAGCCGATTGGCAGGAATGTGTAAAGATATTTAGCCGCTATGGCTGGGAATGGGGTGGCAACTGGAAAACTTTTAAAGATTATCCACATTTTGAAAAGAAAAGCCTCCGTACCAGATACGGTACAATCTCTACTGACTGGAAGGTACTTTCAAAAATGCCTAAAGATAAAACAGGCTATATTCTTATTTAA
- a CDS encoding patatin-like phospholipase family protein, which translates to MKKICILSLDGGGIRGIISCIILRYIEEQLQKQDNSQNKLGDYFDLVAGSSTGGLITSIMLYPDEKRNARYSIQKGLELYSEKGEDIFQVSFFKRLINPFGLFNEKISQEALEKNLNDFFGKLELKELIKPCLITSYDIENRRAKLFNSADAGISTDNFLVKDICRATSAAPTYFSPARIQSQYGQNFSLIDGGVYANNPALCAYAEARKMPFGQIFKTDQKPDYPTVNDMMIISIGTGSEAKSYPYKKMENAGKLAWIGPLIDILLSANAETVDYQLSQMFQTLGSRNQKNYYRINPSLKNASPSMDNVREENIENLIQAGLAYIDENKEMLNQIVQKLIRNKVS; encoded by the coding sequence ATGAAAAAGATTTGTATCCTCTCCCTTGACGGGGGAGGCATAAGGGGAATTATCTCCTGTATTATCCTCAGATATATTGAGGAACAGCTTCAAAAGCAAGACAACTCTCAGAATAAACTGGGTGACTATTTCGATTTGGTTGCCGGCAGCAGTACTGGCGGTCTAATCACTTCGATTATGCTTTATCCGGATGAAAAGCGGAACGCACGATATTCCATACAAAAAGGCTTGGAACTGTATTCGGAAAAAGGAGAAGACATCTTTCAGGTTTCTTTTTTTAAACGGCTTATAAACCCTTTCGGGCTTTTCAATGAAAAAATCTCACAGGAAGCCCTGGAAAAAAATCTCAACGACTTCTTCGGAAAACTGGAATTAAAAGAACTGATAAAACCTTGCCTGATTACAAGTTATGACATCGAAAACAGAAGGGCAAAGCTTTTTAACTCTGCCGATGCAGGCATCAGCACAGATAATTTTCTGGTGAAAGATATCTGCCGTGCTACATCTGCAGCACCTACTTATTTTAGCCCGGCAAGAATTCAGTCACAATATGGACAGAATTTCAGTCTTATCGATGGTGGTGTTTATGCCAACAATCCTGCTTTATGTGCATATGCCGAAGCCCGGAAAATGCCATTCGGACAGATATTTAAAACCGATCAGAAACCCGATTATCCTACAGTAAATGATATGATGATTATTTCCATCGGAACAGGATCTGAAGCTAAATCTTATCCTTACAAAAAAATGGAAAATGCGGGCAAGCTAGCCTGGATAGGTCCTTTGATCGATATTCTACTCTCTGCCAACGCGGAAACTGTAGATTATCAGCTTTCACAAATGTTCCAGACACTGGGAAGCCGCAATCAGAAAAATTACTACCGGATCAATCCATCGTTGAAAAATGCTTCTCCATCTATGGATAATGTGAGAGAAGAAAACATTGAAAATCTTATTCAGGCTGGGTTGGCTTATATCGATGAGAATAAAGAAATGTTGAATCAGATTGTACAGAAACTCATCCGGAATAAAGTGAGCTAA